The following are from one region of the Corynebacterium hindlerae genome:
- the tilS gene encoding tRNA lysidine(34) synthetase TilS: MTVPYPRHSPAFLRIRNAVRPFVTEQPTVIGLSGGADSLALVAAALVEGAQVHSVVVDHQLQEGSDVVAQRATDVASRWGAHATVIPVVVSGGGGMEAAARQARYAALTSFGKPVWTAHTMDDQAETYLLGALRGNPTGIAQESCISGVRIVRPLLGVRRADTVQACTELGVEAWQDPHNDSFEYRRVRIRHEVLPLLNDIIGGDSIPAIAQAATRAHQANETITSLADPFAPISQLRSMPVAVRHESIAGLIRSAVGKVSQAALQQVDDLVMGWKGQGPVAIGGGSGVRIWIRRSGDQLVVEEQ; encoded by the coding sequence ATGACAGTTCCCTATCCTCGGCACAGCCCGGCATTCCTCCGCATCCGGAACGCAGTGCGCCCATTTGTCACCGAACAACCCACCGTGATCGGGCTGTCCGGGGGAGCCGATTCCCTCGCGCTGGTCGCCGCTGCTCTCGTGGAAGGCGCGCAGGTGCATTCCGTGGTGGTCGATCACCAGCTGCAGGAAGGCTCAGACGTGGTCGCGCAGCGCGCCACCGATGTGGCCTCGCGATGGGGTGCCCACGCAACCGTTATCCCGGTAGTTGTGTCCGGTGGTGGCGGAATGGAAGCAGCTGCCCGGCAGGCCCGATATGCAGCGCTAACTTCCTTTGGGAAGCCCGTCTGGACCGCACACACCATGGACGACCAAGCCGAAACCTACCTGCTTGGGGCACTGCGGGGAAACCCAACAGGTATTGCGCAGGAGTCTTGCATAAGCGGGGTGCGGATCGTGCGACCGCTCCTCGGCGTACGGCGCGCCGACACTGTGCAAGCGTGTACCGAACTGGGAGTGGAAGCGTGGCAGGATCCACACAACGACAGCTTTGAATACCGCAGAGTCCGCATCCGCCACGAGGTATTACCCCTGCTCAACGACATAATCGGTGGCGACAGCATCCCAGCCATAGCGCAGGCCGCCACTCGGGCACACCAAGCCAATGAGACAATCACGAGCCTGGCAGATCCCTTCGCGCCGATATCACAACTGCGATCCATGCCGGTGGCGGTCCGGCACGAGAGCATCGCAGGCCTCATCCGGTCTGCTGTCGGAAAAGTATCTCAAGCTGCGTTACAGCAGGTAGACGACCTAGTCATGGGTTGGAAAGGTCAAGGTCCGGTCGCGATCGGGGGAGGCTCGGGCGTGCGGATCTGGATCCGGCGCAGCGGGGACCAGCTCGTGGTGGAGGAACAGTAG
- the hpt gene encoding hypoxanthine phosphoribosyltransferase translates to MHDKKDFNVPANRYGEDVEAVLIDETTLHNRIQELADKVSEAYRDADDDLLLICVLKGAAFFITDFARALSIPSQLEFMAVSSYGNSTSSSGVVRILKDLDRDIEGRDVIIVEDIIDSGLTLSWLLKNLENRNPKSLEVVSLLRKPEAVKTKIDLFDVGFEIPNEFVIGYGLDYAERYRDLPFVGTLHPRVYTS, encoded by the coding sequence ATGCATGACAAGAAGGATTTCAACGTTCCGGCTAACCGTTATGGGGAGGATGTGGAGGCGGTTCTCATCGACGAAACCACACTCCACAACCGCATTCAGGAGCTGGCAGATAAAGTTTCTGAGGCTTATCGGGATGCTGACGATGACCTTCTGCTGATTTGTGTGTTGAAGGGTGCGGCGTTCTTCATTACTGACTTTGCGCGTGCGCTGAGCATTCCGAGCCAGTTGGAGTTCATGGCGGTGTCGTCTTATGGCAATTCGACGAGCTCGTCGGGCGTGGTTCGTATTTTGAAGGACTTGGATCGGGATATTGAGGGCCGCGATGTGATCATCGTGGAGGACATCATTGATTCTGGTCTCACCTTGTCGTGGCTGCTGAAGAACCTGGAGAACCGCAACCCGAAGTCGCTTGAGGTGGTGTCGCTTCTGCGTAAGCCGGAGGCGGTGAAGACGAAGATCGACCTGTTCGATGTCGGTTTCGAGATTCCGAACGAGTTCGTCATTGGATACGGCCTCGACTACGCTGAGCGTTATCGCGACCTGCCGTTCGTCGGCACGCTGCACCCGCGGGTGTACACCAGCTAG